A DNA window from Microcystis aeruginosa NIES-843 contains the following coding sequences:
- a CDS encoding PEP-CTERM sorting domain-containing protein (PEP-CTERM proteins occur, often in large numbers, in the proteomes of bacteria that also encode an exosortase, a predicted intramembrane cysteine proteinase. The presence of a PEP-CTERM domain at a protein's C-terminus predicts cleavage within the sorting domain, followed by covalent anchoring to some some component of the (usually Gram-negative) cell surface. Many PEP-CTERM proteins exhibit an unusual sequence composition that includes large numbers of potential glycosylation sites. Expression of one such protein has been shown restore the ability of a bacterium to form floc, a type of biofilm.), producing the protein MLTTNKLTKILSGVATLGIATAIAAPAQAANFTAPLDPMGRGMVDAKLVDIAGPGYGLSIGGMDYHSVTLGDKVFSDFSVVADVAAGDNLKFLLIGGVWTVQYRPAGLGRDQGQLHYQVATADPTVYFDSVSFDTDVSGMGGTYKATKEIKTLGGTSLLTLESINGSEDTGSLASAMVQGIKVIDTYGVISNGGMSLLQSSTNNFTSPCLCGPRVPEPGTILGLLAVGGLGMVSRFKKQK; encoded by the coding sequence ATGTTGACAACCAACAAATTAACCAAAATCCTTTCTGGTGTAGCCACCCTCGGTATCGCCACCGCTATCGCCGCTCCTGCTCAAGCTGCCAATTTTACCGCTCCACTCGATCCAATGGGCCGGGGTATGGTCGATGCTAAGCTTGTCGACATTGCTGGGCCAGGGTATGGTCTTTCTATTGGCGGTATGGACTATCATTCCGTTACGCTAGGCGACAAAGTGTTCTCCGATTTCAGCGTTGTTGCCGATGTTGCTGCCGGCGATAACCTAAAATTCCTCTTGATTGGCGGTGTTTGGACTGTACAATACCGTCCAGCGGGCCTGGGTCGTGATCAAGGTCAATTGCACTACCAAGTCGCTACTGCCGACCCCACGGTGTATTTCGACTCTGTTTCATTCGATACAGATGTATCTGGAATGGGGGGGACGTATAAGGCTACCAAGGAGATTAAAACCCTGGGAGGTACTTCGCTTCTAACCCTAGAATCCATAAACGGCTCTGAGGACACGGGCAGTCTTGCGAGTGCCATGGTTCAAGGCATCAAAGTGATCGATACATATGGGGTCATCAGCAACGGTGGCATGTCTCTGCTGCAATCTTCCACTAACAACTTCACATCCCCATGTTTATGTGGTCCCAGAGTCCCCGAACCGGGTACTATCCTCGGACTTCTGGCAGTGGGTGGTTTAGGAATGGTTTCCCGCTTCAAGAAACAAAAATAA
- the rpmG gene encoding 50S ribosomal protein L33, with product MASKKGVRLIITVECTECRSNPDKRTPGVSRYTTSKNRRNTTGRLEIKKYCPHCNKHTVHKEIK from the coding sequence ATGGCTAGTAAAAAAGGCGTTCGCCTGATCATCACTGTAGAATGCACGGAATGCCGCAGTAATCCCGATAAGCGTACCCCCGGCGTTTCTCGCTACACCACCAGCAAAAACCGTCGCAATACCACCGGCAGACTGGAAATCAAGAAATACTGTCCCCACTGCAATAAGCACACCGTCCACAAGGAAATTAAGTAA
- the rpsR gene encoding 30S ribosomal protein S18, with product MSYYRKRLSPISPSQPIDYKDTELLRKFITERGKILPRRITGLTSKQQRDLTEAVKRARLMALLPFVNQEA from the coding sequence ATGAGCTACTATCGTAAACGTCTCTCTCCCATTTCCCCCAGTCAACCGATTGACTACAAAGACACCGAACTCCTCCGCAAATTCATCACCGAACGCGGCAAAATTCTGCCTAGACGTATCACCGGTTTAACTTCTAAACAACAGCGAGATTTAACTGAAGCGGTGAAACGGGCCCGTTTAATGGCTTTATTGCCTTTTGTCAACCAAGAAGCCTAA